The following proteins are encoded in a genomic region of Verrucomicrobiia bacterium:
- a CDS encoding efflux RND transporter periplasmic adaptor subunit, which yields MTSSRPQTLWIPAVLAAGLFAAGCRRDAADSGAAASRPTTAVSLAGAELRPMERTLAVLGSLVAMDEATVGIRTTGRVRTLSVDVGSLVRAGDVLAQVEPRDYELRVQQSAALLGQARARLGLPVEGDDDTVDPNRINIVRETQARLEEARRSLDRSRALQDQGIASEAELERATAEYEVALNRFEATLQDVRERQALLAQRRAEYDIARQFLQDTEVRAPFDGVIQQRLTNLGEFLAAGSPVVRIVRINPLRLRLEIPERQSAEIREGQPVRVRLEGDPTGYDGRILRISPALDARTRMLVVEAELANPGHLRPGALAKTEIVLAEARPTLAIPEESLATFAGSEKALVVVSNRVVERPVQTGRRLDGWVEVTSGLDPGESIIRRPGGLRTGDPVRIATEVATPPEPAPVPGKNS from the coding sequence ATGACGTCGAGCCGTCCGCAAACGTTGTGGATTCCGGCCGTGCTGGCCGCCGGACTCTTCGCCGCCGGCTGCCGTCGCGACGCTGCGGACTCCGGCGCCGCCGCATCGCGTCCAACGACCGCCGTGTCCCTCGCCGGAGCGGAACTGCGGCCCATGGAGCGCACGCTTGCCGTCCTCGGATCCCTGGTGGCCATGGATGAGGCCACGGTCGGGATCCGGACGACCGGCAGGGTCCGGACCCTCTCCGTGGATGTCGGCAGCCTGGTGCGGGCCGGAGACGTCCTCGCCCAGGTGGAGCCCCGTGACTACGAACTGCGGGTGCAGCAGTCCGCAGCCCTGCTGGGCCAGGCCCGGGCGCGGCTGGGGCTGCCCGTGGAGGGCGACGACGACACCGTGGATCCCAACCGCATCAACATCGTCCGCGAAACCCAGGCAAGGCTCGAGGAGGCGCGACGCAGCCTCGATCGTTCCCGTGCGCTCCAGGACCAGGGCATCGCCTCGGAGGCGGAACTGGAGCGCGCCACCGCGGAATACGAAGTGGCCCTGAACCGCTTTGAAGCGACCCTCCAGGACGTTCGCGAACGTCAGGCCCTCCTTGCGCAGCGCCGCGCCGAGTATGACATCGCGCGCCAGTTCCTGCAGGACACCGAGGTCCGCGCCCCGTTTGACGGGGTGATCCAGCAGCGGTTGACGAATCTCGGTGAGTTCCTGGCGGCAGGCAGCCCGGTGGTCCGGATCGTCCGGATCAACCCCCTGCGCCTGCGGCTGGAGATTCCCGAACGTCAGTCGGCGGAGATTCGTGAAGGGCAGCCGGTGCGCGTCCGCCTGGAAGGGGATCCGACGGGCTACGATGGCCGGATCCTGCGCATCAGTCCCGCCCTGGATGCACGCACCCGCATGCTCGTGGTGGAGGCCGAGCTGGCGAATCCGGGACACCTCCGGCCCGGCGCCCTGGCCAAGACGGAAATCGTCCTCGCGGAGGCCCGCCCCACGTTGGCCATCCCCGAGGAATCCCTGGCGACGTTCGCCGGCAGCGAAAAGGCCCTCGTCGTCGTGTCCAACCGTGTGGTGGAACGTCCGGTGCAAACCGGGCGGCGGCTGGATGGCTGGGTGGAGGTCACCTCGGGGCTCGATCCGGGCGAGTCCATCATCCGTCGCCCCGGTGGCCTGCGCACCGGCGACCCCGTCCGGATCGCTACGGAAGTCGCCACTCCCCCCGAGCCGGCGCCGGTCCCCGGCAAGAACTCCTGA
- a CDS encoding DedA family protein → MDFLKQTLDVVLHLSDHLFELTRSQGPWIYGILFLIIFCETGLVITPFLPGDSLLFAVGAVAANPESGLNVWLAGGLMLVAAILGDTVNYWIGRYAGNWMVVSFPRLIRREYLDRTHAFFEKYGPKTVVLARFVPIVRTFAPFVAGMGAMTYSRFMTFNVLGALLWIGLILPVGWYFGNIPLVKKNFELVVVGIIGVSLLPIVFEVWKARRDRQAPLDGTPSSGDRPAGSP, encoded by the coding sequence ATGGACTTTCTCAAGCAGACGCTCGATGTCGTGCTGCACCTCAGCGACCACCTGTTTGAGTTGACACGATCGCAGGGCCCATGGATTTACGGCATCCTGTTCCTGATCATCTTCTGCGAGACCGGACTGGTGATCACCCCGTTCCTGCCGGGCGATTCGCTGCTCTTCGCGGTGGGGGCGGTGGCGGCGAATCCGGAGTCCGGACTCAATGTCTGGCTGGCCGGCGGGCTGATGCTGGTGGCCGCCATCCTGGGGGATACCGTGAACTACTGGATCGGGCGGTACGCCGGGAACTGGATGGTGGTGTCGTTTCCCCGGCTGATCCGCCGGGAGTACCTGGATCGCACCCACGCCTTCTTTGAAAAGTACGGTCCCAAGACGGTGGTGCTCGCGCGCTTCGTCCCGATCGTGCGCACCTTCGCGCCGTTCGTCGCCGGGATGGGCGCGATGACTTATTCGCGCTTCATGACGTTCAACGTCCTCGGGGCCCTCCTCTGGATCGGCCTCATATTGCCTGTCGGCTGGTACTTCGGAAACATCCCCCTGGTGAAGAAAAACTTCGAGCTCGTGGTGGTGGGCATCATCGGCGTAAGCCTGCTCCCCATCGTGTTCGAAGTCTGGAAGGCCCGACGTGACCGGCAGGCGCCTCTTGACGGGACGCCGTCATCCGGCGACCGCCCCGCCGGATCCCCATGA
- a CDS encoding alcohol dehydrogenase catalytic domain-containing protein yields the protein MFAALLHGRRHLTVESLEEAVLGPGEVRVRVAVALTCGTDLKVWDRGYHARMLRPPCRFGHEFAGVICEVTPGAVGWAPGDRVVAANSAPCGCCPACRRGQENLCDDLVFLNGAYAESLVIPARIVERNLLRLGAGTAFRDAALTEPLACVLQGLDDLRLQPGERLLVVGAGPIGLLAAAVATDLGADVAIAGRGVRRLAAARRLGVGAVVNVTGQDDVEWAVKSTLEEARFDAVFEAVGTPATWAACTRLARKGGRVNWFGGCPADTSVTVDTELVHYSALTLMASFHHTPRTIRRALQILEEGRLRTADLVDAEASLRDLPRVFESMASPGGAIKTAIQVNGVPEAS from the coding sequence ATGTTCGCCGCATTGCTTCATGGCCGCCGCCACCTGACGGTTGAGTCGCTGGAGGAGGCGGTCCTTGGCCCCGGCGAGGTGCGCGTCCGCGTCGCGGTGGCGCTGACGTGCGGCACGGACCTCAAGGTTTGGGACCGGGGGTACCATGCCCGCATGCTGCGGCCCCCTTGCCGGTTTGGACACGAGTTCGCCGGGGTGATCTGCGAGGTGACACCGGGAGCGGTCGGTTGGGCGCCCGGGGACCGGGTGGTGGCCGCCAACTCCGCGCCATGCGGCTGCTGTCCCGCCTGCCGGCGCGGTCAGGAAAACCTCTGCGACGACCTGGTGTTCCTCAACGGTGCCTACGCCGAGTCGCTCGTGATTCCCGCCCGCATCGTGGAGCGCAACCTCCTGCGATTGGGTGCGGGCACTGCGTTTCGCGACGCGGCGCTCACGGAACCGCTGGCGTGCGTGCTCCAGGGGCTCGACGACCTCCGCCTCCAGCCCGGGGAGCGGCTGCTGGTGGTGGGCGCCGGGCCGATCGGCCTTCTGGCCGCCGCCGTGGCCACGGACCTTGGCGCCGACGTGGCGATTGCCGGCCGGGGCGTCCGGCGCCTCGCGGCCGCCCGGCGCCTGGGGGTCGGGGCGGTGGTGAACGTCACGGGTCAGGACGACGTCGAGTGGGCGGTGAAGTCCACGCTCGAGGAGGCCCGGTTTGACGCGGTGTTCGAAGCCGTCGGCACCCCGGCCACCTGGGCGGCCTGCACCCGGCTCGCGAGGAAGGGCGGACGGGTGAACTGGTTTGGTGGATGCCCCGCCGACACGTCGGTGACGGTGGATACCGAATTGGTGCACTACTCGGCGCTGACCTTGATGGCGAGCTTTCACCACACGCCCCGGACGATCCGGCGGGCGCTCCAGATCCTGGAGGAGGGCCGCCTCCGAACCGCCGACCTCGTGGATGCCGAGGCGTCCCTTCGGGATCTGCCACGGGTCTTCGAATCCATGGCGTCCCCGGGCGGGGCGATCAAGACCGCGATCCAGGTGAATGGGGTCCCGGAGGCCAGTTGA
- a CDS encoding sodium/glutamate symporter encodes MIRRIRLVDVLSIKLNAIQVLGISGVGVVLGLSLRRRVALFDRLHIPAPVLGGLVFALITLALRDRVVNLEMDLVLREVIMVAFFTTIGMSASLRLLRVGGPQVLLFFLLATGAVILQNVVGLVLARLFSLNPLLGLVSGSVSMAGGPATALAFGGTFENMGVTGASTLGVAAAMFGIVAGGLIGGYSGGWLIRRHGLKPPGPMTDPTSSLSAAEAIVYAGDASPPPQATPLEPEEPATHSALMDNVIALTLAMGIGTLISLGLQRLGMTLPSYVGAMLAAAVLRNLDDHCHCFRISQRTMDAIGSVSLYFFIVMALLTLQLWELAHLALPLLLMLIAQVLLVALLSVTVAFRLMGRDYEAAIMAGGFCGFMLGTSANALACMDVLTRKFGLAPRAFIVVPLVGAFLIDFTNALLIANFTDFVRHFFLR; translated from the coding sequence ATGATCCGCCGGATCCGGCTTGTGGACGTCCTCTCCATCAAACTGAACGCAATCCAGGTCCTCGGCATTTCGGGCGTCGGGGTGGTGCTGGGGCTGTCGCTCCGAAGGCGGGTGGCACTCTTCGATCGCCTGCACATCCCGGCACCGGTCCTCGGTGGACTGGTGTTCGCCCTGATCACGCTGGCGCTCCGGGACCGGGTGGTGAACCTGGAAATGGACCTCGTGCTTCGCGAGGTGATCATGGTGGCGTTTTTCACCACCATCGGCATGAGCGCGAGCCTGCGGCTGCTGCGGGTGGGCGGACCGCAGGTGCTGCTGTTCTTCCTGCTCGCCACCGGCGCGGTGATCCTCCAGAACGTCGTCGGGCTGGTGCTGGCGCGGCTGTTCTCCCTCAACCCGCTGCTGGGACTGGTCTCGGGATCGGTGTCCATGGCCGGCGGACCCGCGACGGCACTCGCATTCGGAGGCACCTTCGAGAACATGGGGGTCACCGGCGCCTCCACCCTCGGGGTCGCCGCCGCCATGTTCGGCATCGTCGCCGGCGGCCTGATCGGGGGGTACTCCGGAGGCTGGCTGATCCGGCGACACGGACTCAAGCCCCCGGGTCCGATGACGGATCCCACCTCCTCACTGTCCGCCGCCGAGGCCATCGTTTATGCGGGCGACGCCTCCCCACCGCCCCAGGCCACACCCCTGGAGCCCGAGGAACCCGCGACGCATTCGGCGCTCATGGACAACGTCATCGCGCTCACCCTTGCCATGGGCATCGGCACCCTGATCAGTCTCGGGTTGCAGAGGCTCGGCATGACCCTGCCCTCCTACGTCGGCGCCATGCTGGCGGCCGCGGTCCTCAGAAATCTGGATGACCACTGTCATTGTTTCCGGATTTCCCAGCGGACCATGGACGCCATCGGCAGCGTCTCCCTCTATTTCTTCATCGTGATGGCACTGCTGACCCTGCAGCTGTGGGAACTGGCCCATCTGGCGCTGCCCCTGCTGCTGATGCTGATCGCCCAGGTCCTTCTCGTCGCGCTGCTTTCCGTCACGGTCGCCTTCCGGCTCATGGGACGCGACTACGAGGCCGCCATCATGGCCGGCGGCTTTTGCGGCTTCATGCTGGGCACGTCGGCCAACGCGCTGGCGTGCATGGACGTGCTCACCCGCAAGTTTGGCCTCGCTCCCCGGGCGTTCATTGTGGTCCCGCTGGTGGGGGCCTTTCTGATTGATTTCACGAACGCGCTGCTGATTGCCAACTTCACGGATTTTGTCCGTCACTTTTTCCTGCGCTGA
- a CDS encoding SDR family oxidoreductase has translation MRTLFDLTGELAVVIGGTGVLGGAIAEGLAAAGAAVAVVGRNADRGEARANTIRERGGEAMFAAADALHREQLAGARDRIVAAFGEPTVLVNAAGGNDLKVTVTDTRPFEGIALEDWRANFDLNLAGGVLVPCQVFGPALCAAGHGSILNIASVSAHVPLSRVVAYSAAKAAVLSITQFLAREWAPRGVRVNSITPGFFPAEQNRRLLFQEDGSPTDRTRAIWGHTPMGRFGTPDELVGAAIFLASPRASSFVTGADLRVDGGFLAQTI, from the coding sequence ATGAGGACACTGTTTGATCTGACCGGGGAGTTGGCCGTGGTGATCGGCGGGACCGGTGTGCTGGGAGGGGCCATCGCCGAGGGCCTCGCTGCCGCCGGGGCTGCGGTGGCCGTGGTCGGCCGGAACGCCGACCGGGGCGAAGCCCGCGCCAACACCATTCGCGAACGGGGCGGAGAGGCGATGTTTGCCGCGGCGGATGCCCTCCACCGCGAGCAGTTGGCGGGGGCCAGGGATCGGATCGTCGCGGCCTTCGGGGAGCCGACCGTCCTGGTGAACGCCGCGGGAGGCAACGACCTGAAGGTGACCGTGACGGACACCCGGCCGTTTGAGGGCATCGCGCTGGAAGACTGGCGTGCGAATTTTGATCTCAATCTCGCCGGAGGTGTCCTGGTGCCCTGCCAGGTGTTCGGACCAGCCCTGTGCGCCGCCGGACACGGCAGCATTCTGAACATCGCCAGTGTCTCCGCGCATGTCCCCCTGTCCCGTGTGGTCGCGTATTCCGCGGCCAAAGCGGCGGTGCTGAGTATCACCCAGTTTCTGGCCCGCGAATGGGCGCCCCGCGGTGTCCGTGTCAATTCCATCACGCCGGGGTTTTTCCCGGCGGAGCAGAACCGTCGCCTGCTGTTCCAGGAGGATGGTTCTCCGACCGATCGGACGCGCGCGATCTGGGGCCACACTCCAATGGGGCGCTTCGGCACACCCGATGAGCTGGTCGGGGCGGCGATCTTCCTCGCCAGTCCGCGGGCGAGCTCGTTTGTCACGGGTGCCGACCTGCGCGTGGATGGCGGCTTTCTCGCTCAAACCATTTGA
- a CDS encoding ATPase gives MLALIWGLFALLSPQFLSPRNLSMLMIEVSITATLAVGVLLVLLPGHTDLSVGAGAGLTGGIASVLIFRHGWPAPAALLLSLAVGLMLYLGMGWFIVRNRIQAFIVTLGALLAFRGAFWLTIGSATTPVVRGGESNLYSLLTTYYLPPIAGLILGAAVIAGIVWTEARARRRRRAAGVAVEAFETLFLRLFVAAQGVLLVVLVCNQYRGLPLAFLILCAVAIAVHVVTRHTPFGRYLYAIGGNEEAAIVSGIPTQRVVTLAFLMLGAIVAITGFMATAYAGASTTTVGDLMELDAIAACVIGGTRLKGGRGTVLGALFGALIMASLLNGMTLLSVLPETKFIVRGLVLVLAVWMDVRLGRR, from the coding sequence ATGCTGGCGCTGATCTGGGGACTTTTTGCACTGCTCTCGCCGCAGTTCCTGAGTCCGCGGAACCTTTCGATGCTGATGATTGAGGTGTCCATCACCGCGACGCTCGCGGTGGGGGTGCTGCTGGTCCTGTTGCCGGGACACACGGATCTGTCGGTGGGGGCCGGGGCCGGGCTGACCGGGGGGATTGCGAGCGTGCTGATCTTCCGGCACGGCTGGCCGGCACCGGCGGCCCTGCTGCTCAGCCTCGCCGTCGGCCTGATGCTCTACCTGGGCATGGGCTGGTTCATCGTCCGCAACCGGATCCAGGCGTTCATCGTGACCCTTGGGGCCCTGCTGGCCTTCCGCGGCGCGTTCTGGCTGACCATCGGCAGCGCCACCACCCCGGTGGTTCGCGGCGGCGAGAGCAATCTGTATTCCCTGCTCACCACCTATTATCTGCCTCCCATTGCGGGGTTGATCCTCGGGGCGGCGGTGATCGCCGGGATCGTCTGGACTGAAGCGCGGGCGCGTCGCCGCCGCCGGGCCGCCGGGGTGGCCGTCGAAGCCTTCGAAACCCTGTTCCTCCGGCTGTTCGTCGCCGCCCAGGGCGTGCTGCTGGTCGTGCTCGTTTGCAACCAGTACCGGGGTCTGCCCCTGGCCTTTCTCATCCTCTGCGCGGTGGCCATTGCCGTGCACGTCGTGACCCGGCACACGCCGTTTGGACGCTACCTGTATGCGATTGGCGGCAACGAGGAGGCTGCCATCGTCTCGGGCATACCTACGCAGCGCGTAGTGACCCTCGCGTTCCTCATGCTCGGAGCCATTGTCGCCATCACCGGGTTCATGGCCACCGCCTATGCCGGGGCCTCCACCACGACGGTGGGCGACCTGATGGAACTCGATGCCATCGCCGCGTGCGTCATCGGCGGGACCCGGCTGAAGGGTGGCCGCGGCACCGTCCTGGGCGCCCTGTTCGGTGCGCTGATCATGGCCAGCCTGCTGAATGGCATGACCCTGCTGAGCGTGCTCCCCGAGACGAAATTCATCGTCCGCGGACTCGTCCTCGTCCTGGCGGTGTGGATGGATGTGCGCCTAGGACGCCGTTGA
- a CDS encoding sugar ABC transporter ATP-binding protein, which translates to MPLLEARNLTKRFSGVTALDRVSFDLRAGEVHALCGENGAGKSTLIKTLSGLHPAGTYEGTILVDGREVRFESSRDAEAAGLAVIHQELALVDGLSVAENIFLGHEPRRGPWVDWDTAQVEAARLLERFAIDLDPVTPVGELGVGQRQLVEIVKALARSSRILILDEPTAALAGTEVDILLRILRDLRANGVGCIYISHKLGEVLAIADRITILRDGASITTLDAAGAAIPEVIHHMVGREIHDLYPRDRTAPVGDLLLKVRDLHVAPASGAPPRLRAVDFEVRAGEVLGIGGLMGAGRSETLLHLFGAWGHRISGQVALHGRPYPEPSPGESVRRGLVLVTDDRKRYGLLMDRTIGYNLSLSALHRVTRHGLVDEALETPLNRHYFEALRVKAPGLDTGVAGLSGGNQQKVVLGKALMTEPRVVLLDEPTRGIDVGAKLEVYHWINRLTAEGCAVVLVSSELPELMGMSDRILMLHDGTPGGTFTLDDFDPESLMAAAMGHSPNLV; encoded by the coding sequence ATGCCCCTGCTCGAAGCGCGCAATCTCACCAAACGGTTCTCCGGTGTCACCGCCCTGGATCGGGTGAGCTTCGACCTGCGCGCCGGGGAGGTGCATGCCCTCTGCGGGGAGAATGGCGCTGGAAAGTCCACGCTGATCAAGACCCTGTCCGGACTGCACCCGGCGGGAACCTACGAGGGAACCATCCTCGTGGACGGCCGCGAGGTCCGTTTTGAGTCGTCGCGCGACGCCGAGGCGGCCGGTCTTGCGGTGATTCACCAGGAACTGGCGCTCGTGGACGGCCTGTCGGTCGCCGAGAACATCTTCCTCGGACACGAGCCCCGACGCGGCCCCTGGGTGGACTGGGACACGGCGCAGGTGGAGGCGGCACGCCTTCTGGAGCGATTTGCCATTGACCTCGATCCCGTCACCCCGGTCGGGGAACTGGGCGTGGGCCAGCGTCAGTTGGTGGAGATCGTCAAGGCCCTCGCGCGGAGCTCCCGGATCCTGATTCTCGACGAGCCAACGGCCGCCCTCGCCGGAACGGAGGTGGACATCCTGTTGCGCATCCTGCGCGATCTGCGCGCCAACGGCGTCGGCTGCATCTACATCTCGCACAAGCTTGGCGAGGTCCTGGCGATCGCCGACCGCATCACGATCCTGCGCGATGGCGCCAGCATCACCACCCTGGACGCCGCAGGCGCCGCCATCCCGGAAGTCATCCATCACATGGTCGGGCGCGAAATCCACGACCTGTATCCACGGGATCGCACCGCGCCCGTGGGCGACCTCCTGCTCAAGGTGCGGGATCTGCACGTGGCGCCGGCGTCCGGCGCCCCGCCCCGGTTGCGCGCGGTGGACTTCGAAGTCCGCGCCGGAGAGGTGCTGGGCATCGGCGGCCTGATGGGTGCCGGACGTTCGGAGACCCTCCTGCACCTCTTCGGCGCCTGGGGCCACCGCATCTCGGGGCAAGTGGCCCTGCACGGCAGGCCGTATCCGGAGCCATCACCGGGGGAGTCGGTTCGCCGGGGACTGGTCCTGGTCACCGACGACCGGAAGCGCTACGGCCTGCTGATGGACCGGACGATCGGATACAACCTCTCGTTGTCCGCGCTGCATCGGGTGACGCGTCACGGGCTGGTGGACGAGGCGCTCGAGACGCCGTTGAACCGGCATTATTTTGAAGCCCTCCGGGTGAAGGCGCCCGGACTCGACACCGGGGTGGCCGGCCTTTCCGGCGGCAACCAGCAGAAGGTCGTCCTCGGCAAGGCGCTGATGACCGAGCCGCGCGTGGTCCTTCTCGACGAGCCCACCCGCGGCATTGACGTCGGTGCGAAACTCGAAGTGTACCACTGGATCAACCGGTTGACGGCCGAGGGCTGTGCCGTGGTGCTGGTCTCCAGCGAACTCCCCGAGCTCATGGGCATGAGCGACCGGATCCTGATGCTTCACGACGGGACCCCGGGCGGCACGTTCACGCTGGACGACTTCGATCCCGAGTCCCTCATGGCTGCGGCCATGGGACATTCCCCAAACCTGGTCTGA
- a CDS encoding substrate-binding domain-containing protein: MNPRILLVTGSLILSVLIGLVLARRDRAGTPADARASGRVRIGLSLDTLKEERWQRDRDRFVEEAARLGAEVLVQSANSDDAAQMRDVESLISSGVAVMVIVPHNGEAMAKAVRASKAAGIPVIAYDRLIRDSDVDLYVSFDNVRVGQLQAQYLVDQLRGRRARIARIYGSKTDNNAALFKAGQDQVLQPLVDRGEFEVVFEDWALDWKPENAKKIVNAAITARGRGIDAILASNDGTAGGAIQALTEEGLAGKVLVTGQDAELAAVQRIHRGTQAMTIYKPLSRLAARAAAAAVAMARREVLIANGAVDNGFKEVPSILEEVIVVNRTNLLDTVVKDGFHRAEDFQ; this comes from the coding sequence ATGAATCCCCGCATCCTGCTGGTCACCGGCTCGCTGATCCTGAGCGTCCTGATCGGACTGGTCCTGGCCCGTCGCGACCGGGCCGGCACCCCTGCGGACGCCCGGGCTTCCGGCCGGGTGCGCATCGGCCTCTCACTGGACACCCTCAAGGAGGAGCGCTGGCAGCGGGACCGCGACCGCTTTGTGGAGGAGGCCGCCCGGCTCGGGGCCGAGGTGCTGGTGCAATCGGCCAACTCCGATGACGCGGCCCAGATGCGGGATGTGGAGTCGCTGATCAGCAGCGGCGTGGCGGTGATGGTCATCGTACCGCACAACGGCGAAGCCATGGCCAAGGCGGTTCGCGCCTCCAAGGCGGCGGGCATTCCGGTGATCGCCTACGACCGCCTCATCCGCGACAGCGACGTGGACCTGTACGTGAGCTTCGACAACGTGCGCGTGGGTCAACTGCAGGCGCAGTACCTCGTGGATCAGCTTCGCGGACGTCGGGCGCGTATTGCGAGGATCTACGGGTCGAAAACTGACAATAACGCAGCGCTGTTCAAAGCCGGGCAGGACCAGGTCCTGCAGCCGCTGGTGGACCGGGGCGAATTCGAGGTGGTGTTTGAGGACTGGGCGCTCGATTGGAAGCCGGAAAATGCGAAGAAGATCGTGAACGCGGCCATCACCGCCCGCGGCCGGGGCATTGACGCCATCCTCGCCTCCAACGACGGGACCGCGGGCGGGGCCATCCAGGCGCTGACCGAGGAGGGGCTGGCCGGAAAGGTCCTGGTGACCGGTCAGGACGCCGAACTGGCAGCCGTCCAGAGGATCCACCGGGGCACCCAGGCCATGACGATCTACAAGCCGCTCAGCCGCCTCGCCGCCCGGGCGGCGGCGGCTGCCGTGGCCATGGCCCGCCGCGAGGTGTTGATCGCCAACGGGGCGGTGGACAACGGCTTCAAGGAGGTTCCGAGCATCCTGGAGGAGGTCATTGTGGTGAACCGGACCAACCTCCTGGATACCGTCGTCAAGGACGGCTTCCACCGGGCGGAGGATTTCCAGTAA
- the panC gene encoding pantoate--beta-alanine ligase: MRTVKTPSAMQRMARSWQRQGRRVGLVPTMGALHNGHSRLIREARRRVGPSGIVVVSVYVNPTQFGPTEDLSRYPRHPATDRRRCRAEGVDVLFLPSDDVMYPGKTVGRYSTYVVEERLSRGMEGVSRPAHFRGVTTVVAKLFHCVQPDVAVFGAKDWQQAAVVRRMTADLNFPVRIVVAPTQREPDGLALSSRNAHLTSAERAEATVLWEALESCRKAVRDAKGRVPASALERGVRRLIASRPRARLDYVEFFDPDTLTPVTAVGRDSHMALAVHLGRTRLIDNGGLS; encoded by the coding sequence ATGCGGACGGTCAAGACACCCTCGGCCATGCAGCGGATGGCAAGGTCCTGGCAACGTCAGGGACGCCGGGTCGGCCTTGTGCCGACCATGGGCGCCCTGCACAACGGGCATTCCCGCCTGATCCGGGAGGCACGTCGCCGGGTGGGACCATCCGGCATCGTGGTCGTGAGCGTCTACGTAAACCCCACCCAGTTCGGTCCCACCGAGGACCTGTCGCGGTATCCGCGGCATCCGGCGACGGATCGCCGCCGCTGTCGAGCCGAGGGGGTGGATGTCCTGTTCCTCCCGTCCGATGACGTGATGTATCCCGGGAAAACCGTGGGCCGGTACTCGACCTACGTGGTGGAGGAGCGGCTCTCCCGGGGCATGGAAGGGGTCTCGCGACCCGCCCATTTCCGGGGCGTGACCACCGTGGTCGCGAAGCTGTTTCATTGTGTCCAACCCGACGTTGCGGTCTTCGGGGCCAAGGACTGGCAGCAGGCGGCGGTGGTGCGGCGGATGACGGCGGATCTGAACTTCCCCGTGCGGATCGTCGTGGCCCCCACGCAGCGGGAACCCGACGGCCTGGCCTTGAGTTCGCGAAACGCCCACCTCACCTCGGCCGAACGCGCGGAGGCCACCGTCCTTTGGGAGGCGCTGGAATCCTGCCGCAAGGCGGTGCGTGACGCGAAGGGCCGCGTGCCGGCATCGGCTTTGGAGCGCGGCGTGCGCCGGCTGATCGCATCGAGACCCCGGGCGCGCCTCGATTACGTGGAGTTCTTCGATCCCGACACGCTCACCCCGGTGACCGCGGTGGGTCGCGACAGTCACATGGCCCTCGCGGTCCATCTGGGGCGGACCCGCTTGATTGACAATGGGGGGTTGTCGTGA